The Saprospiraceae bacterium genome includes a window with the following:
- a CDS encoding carboxypeptidase regulatory-like domain-containing protein — protein sequence MKRLIVILGCLFCLFGNMAAQTTIEGKVTDAKNNESIIYGTIALYRGGVLITGTETDADGNYFLSDVQPGTYDMEASYVGYTTQRQTGIIIKAGRTNRVNFVLTDDANILDLGIEIKEYKIPLIEIDNTTQGTTVTAEKIRALPTKQVNAIAATSAGISSRDGGDISVRGSRSNETVYFLDGVRVTGNLIPQSEIEQLQVVIGGIEARYGDVTGGVISLTSRGPSNKVTGTLEMEKSMDGYGYGLLSGNIAGPILKNSKKQSILGYRFSGQYRSVDDNNPSALGVRRAPEDLIRTLEKIRYIVSGTQFPSLELVRTAELGPVFKARPNETDRDIDLTGRLDIRIANNIDIQLSGNYNDSKDRFTPGTGWSLLNWVNNPYQYANTFRGNFRLTHKYGKQSTGEGSDKASGVFRNGSYTITLGYQKSKARNEDVRHENKLFDYGYFGKTGRTWQPVFGFFDPTDPRVARGSIFGHLGFREVIGEYTLNPDINPILGSYNAISGVNVNGLLNQNINTAWNNLYSNVGQVYNSFSKSENDLYSLNLVTGFDLFPGGSDKGRHNIQLGLIYEQSINRNWGLAPFDLWNLAEIQANGHINGVDTMKRLRDTLVNIPGLGFDRVSIYQTNLNIEGDNKFYKSVRQLINKSDNDFVNVWDIDPSQLRLDMFSASELINRQGLINYSGYDYLGNKLGTDVRFEDFFSLKDAEGKRSFVVAPQQPVYGAFFIQDKFSYKDIIFRLGMRVDYFDANTKVLRDPYALYEIESAKDYYARIGQEKPTSVGDDYSVYVASDESDALVAFRQGDQWFRPNGTAVSGGNVIYQGGLVFPSYVGKIKNTENSRVLNIQDTEFDPNTSFVDYKPQLNFMPRLAFSFPISDDAGFFAHYDVLYQRPTSNSFASALDYYFFEDISRTNPNGAALDNPNLRPIRTVDYEVGFQQKLSESMAMKFSAYYKEMKDLIQQRVLANVASPLNSYKLFDNLDFGTVKGFSFSLDRRRTNNLEINATYTLQFADGSGSDANSSNGINNRGPIRNLIPLSFDERHRFTVVADYRYGAGKAYNGPKIGKVALLEDFGMNLTMFLVSGQPYTRNTTPQSFGGSGFAGSINGARLPWNFTADLNLQKRFPVTISKTNNKKLYFNAYLRVQNVFDIRNVVNLYKYSNDPDNDGFLQSSFGQDRIKGVEDTGRDVQAFLDAYSWRMLAPGNFTLPRRTYVGVIMDF from the coding sequence ATGAAAAGATTGATAGTGATACTTGGGTGTCTATTCTGCCTTTTTGGCAATATGGCAGCTCAGACAACCATAGAAGGAAAAGTCACAGATGCAAAAAATAATGAGTCCATCATATACGGAACTATAGCTCTGTACAGGGGTGGAGTATTGATCACTGGTACTGAAACAGATGCTGATGGAAACTACTTCTTATCAGATGTTCAACCGGGTACTTATGATATGGAGGCAAGCTATGTAGGCTATACAACGCAAAGGCAGACTGGCATCATAATAAAAGCTGGACGTACCAACAGAGTCAATTTTGTACTTACTGATGATGCAAATATTCTTGATTTGGGTATCGAGATCAAAGAATACAAAATACCACTGATAGAAATAGATAATACAACGCAGGGTACAACAGTGACCGCTGAAAAAATCAGAGCCCTCCCGACAAAACAAGTAAATGCCATAGCTGCAACATCTGCCGGTATTTCTTCCAGAGATGGAGGTGATATATCAGTCAGAGGTTCCCGGTCCAATGAAACAGTGTATTTTTTGGACGGAGTAAGAGTGACAGGTAATCTCATACCTCAGTCAGAAATCGAGCAGTTGCAGGTGGTCATCGGAGGTATTGAAGCAAGATACGGAGATGTAACAGGAGGTGTGATCTCACTTACATCAAGGGGACCGTCGAATAAAGTGACAGGTACTTTGGAGATGGAAAAATCAATGGATGGTTATGGTTATGGCTTATTGAGTGGAAATATAGCAGGCCCTATACTAAAAAACAGTAAAAAGCAATCTATATTGGGGTACAGGTTTTCCGGACAATATAGAAGTGTGGATGACAATAACCCATCCGCTTTGGGAGTAAGACGCGCACCAGAAGATTTGATAAGAACTCTTGAAAAAATCCGGTATATAGTATCAGGCACTCAGTTTCCATCTTTAGAATTGGTGAGAACAGCTGAGTTAGGGCCTGTTTTCAAAGCAAGACCTAATGAAACAGACCGAGATATTGACCTTACCGGCAGATTGGATATACGAATTGCCAATAATATCGACATTCAGCTTTCGGGAAATTATAATGATAGCAAAGACAGATTTACTCCAGGTACCGGATGGTCATTGCTCAATTGGGTCAATAACCCATATCAATATGCCAATACATTCAGGGGTAATTTCAGACTGACACATAAGTATGGTAAACAAAGTACCGGGGAAGGGTCAGACAAAGCTTCAGGTGTTTTCAGAAATGGTTCTTACACTATCACCCTTGGATATCAGAAATCAAAGGCCAGAAATGAAGATGTACGCCATGAAAATAAATTGTTTGATTACGGATACTTTGGAAAAACAGGTAGAACCTGGCAACCTGTTTTTGGGTTTTTTGATCCAACAGACCCCAGAGTAGCCCGTGGCAGCATTTTCGGGCATCTTGGCTTCAGAGAAGTAATCGGAGAATACACCCTTAATCCTGACATAAACCCTATACTCGGTTCCTACAATGCTATTTCAGGTGTGAATGTCAACGGCCTTCTGAACCAGAATATCAATACCGCATGGAATAATCTGTACTCAAATGTTGGTCAGGTGTATAATTCATTTAGTAAATCAGAAAATGACCTTTACAGCCTAAATCTTGTCACCGGATTTGACCTCTTTCCAGGTGGTTCGGACAAAGGAAGACATAATATTCAGTTAGGACTGATTTATGAACAAAGCATCAATAGAAATTGGGGACTTGCACCTTTTGATCTATGGAACCTTGCTGAAATTCAAGCCAATGGACATATCAATGGTGTAGATACGATGAAAAGACTAAGAGATACATTAGTAAATATACCAGGTCTGGGATTTGACAGGGTATCTATATATCAAACCAACCTAAATATTGAAGGGGACAATAAATTTTATAAAAGCGTCAGACAACTTATAAATAAGAGTGACAACGATTTTGTAAATGTGTGGGATATAGATCCGAGCCAGCTCAGATTGGATATGTTTTCAGCATCCGAGCTGATCAACAGGCAGGGATTGATCAATTATAGCGGATACGATTATCTGGGCAATAAACTCGGAACAGACGTAAGATTTGAAGACTTTTTCAGTTTGAAAGATGCGGAAGGTAAGCGATCTTTTGTCGTTGCACCACAGCAACCTGTTTATGGGGCGTTTTTTATCCAGGACAAGTTTTCTTATAAAGACATCATTTTCAGATTGGGTATGAGGGTAGACTATTTTGATGCCAATACAAAGGTGTTGAGAGACCCTTATGCATTGTATGAAATTGAGTCTGCCAAGGATTATTATGCGAGAATTGGTCAAGAGAAACCTACCTCGGTGGGAGATGATTATAGTGTATATGTTGCTTCTGACGAATCAGATGCTTTGGTAGCATTCAGGCAGGGAGATCAATGGTTCAGGCCAAATGGTACTGCCGTTTCCGGAGGTAATGTCATCTATCAGGGAGGGCTTGTATTTCCTTCTTATGTTGGTAAAATAAAAAATACTGAAAATTCCAGAGTGCTCAATATTCAGGATACTGAATTTGACCCCAATACATCGTTTGTAGATTACAAACCACAGTTAAATTTTATGCCGAGGCTTGCGTTTTCATTTCCTATCAGCGATGATGCCGGTTTTTTTGCACACTATGATGTTTTGTACCAGCGACCTACTTCCAATTCATTTGCATCAGCATTGGACTATTATTTTTTTGAAGATATCTCAAGGACCAATCCAAATGGTGCCGCATTGGACAATCCTAATCTAAGACCTATCAGAACAGTGGACTATGAAGTAGGCTTCCAGCAAAAATTGTCAGAGTCTATGGCGATGAAGTTTTCTGCTTACTACAAAGAGATGAAAGACCTTATTCAGCAAAGAGTATTGGCAAATGTCGCTTCACCCTTAAACTCGTACAAACTATTTGATAATCTTGATTTTGGAACTGTCAAAGGATTTTCATTTTCTTTGGATCGTCGACGTACCAACAACCTCGAAATCAATGCAACCTATACACTGCAGTTTGCAGACGGATCAGGGAGCGACGCCAACTCATCCAATGGGATCAACAATCGGGGACCAATAAGAAACCTTATCCCGCTTTCATTTGACGAAAGACACCGATTTACTGTAGTGGCCGATTACAGATATGGTGCGGGAAAAGCCTACAATGGTCCGAAAATTGGAAAAGTTGCCTTGCTTGAAGATTTCGGAATGAACCTGACGATGTTTTTAGTATCGGGTCAGCCATATACACGCAATACAACCCCTCAGTCGTTTGGAGGCTCGGGTTTTGCAGGATCGATCAACGGAGCGAGACTTCCATGGAACTTTACCGCAGACCTGAATCTGCAAAAACGTTTTCCTGTCACTATTTCAAAAACAAACAATAAAAAGCTATACTTTAATGCTTACTTAAGGGTGCAAAATGTATTTGATATCAGAAATGTGGTAAACCTGTACAAATATTCAAATGATCCAGACAATGATGGGTTCCTGCAATCCAGCTTTGGACAAGACAGAATCAAAGGAGTGGAAGATACTGGCAGAGATGTGCAGGCTTTTTTAGATGCTTATTCCTGGAGGATGTTGGCACCAGGTAATTTTACTTTGCCGCGCAGGACATATGTTGGTGTAATAATGGATTTTTAA
- a CDS encoding PorV/PorQ family protein — protein MLHRISAIFSLMLLVIGNAVAGNPDRQGQAGAAELLMNPWGRSAGLHSMSTSSAVGVEAMRINIAGLSRIRNIEIGVSHSRLFSGSGMNLISGALGFKMGKAGALGIELVSLDFGQIPVTTVNQPGGTGGFLSPSFVQIALGYSYTYANKISVGMLARLVNEGIQDVTATGIAIDAGVQYVSGPKDNFKLGISLRNVGSPMQFGGEGLSVKNSNIDPAGGVVYELTYDARAASFELPSMLNMGVSYDVYFGEKNFLRSMVNFTSNAFSKDQIGAGMEFSIQDLVVFRAAYKHDLGSATIESRNIYSGFSAGASIESSLTKGGPNNFGIDYAYRTTNPFKGSHNLTLRFSF, from the coding sequence ATGCTACATAGAATAAGCGCCATATTTTCACTCATGTTATTAGTGATAGGAAATGCTGTGGCCGGTAATCCGGATCGGCAAGGTCAGGCTGGTGCAGCAGAATTGCTCATGAATCCGTGGGGAAGAAGTGCAGGATTACATTCCATGAGTACATCCTCAGCTGTGGGTGTAGAGGCTATGAGAATAAACATAGCTGGATTAAGCAGAATCAGAAATATAGAAATCGGGGTATCCCATAGCAGACTTTTCAGTGGATCAGGCATGAATCTTATCAGTGGGGCGCTTGGGTTCAAGATGGGCAAAGCCGGTGCCTTGGGTATAGAATTAGTTTCGCTTGATTTTGGTCAGATACCTGTGACAACAGTCAATCAACCCGGTGGTACCGGTGGTTTCCTTTCTCCAAGTTTTGTACAGATTGCTTTAGGCTATAGCTATACCTATGCCAATAAAATTTCAGTAGGCATGTTAGCTCGATTAGTAAACGAGGGTATACAGGATGTGACTGCAACAGGTATTGCTATTGATGCTGGTGTACAGTATGTCTCAGGACCAAAAGATAATTTTAAATTGGGTATATCGTTGCGTAATGTCGGATCACCTATGCAGTTCGGTGGAGAAGGATTATCTGTCAAAAATTCAAATATTGATCCTGCAGGTGGTGTAGTTTATGAACTGACGTACGATGCCCGAGCTGCAAGCTTTGAGTTACCTTCCATGCTGAATATGGGTGTTTCATATGATGTGTATTTCGGGGAAAAGAATTTTCTGAGAAGTATGGTCAATTTTACATCCAATGCATTTTCCAAAGATCAGATAGGAGCTGGAATGGAGTTCAGCATTCAGGACCTTGTAGTATTCAGAGCTGCATATAAGCATGATTTAGGTAGTGCTACTATTGAGTCAAGAAATATTTATTCCGGATTTTCAGCAGGTGCGTCTATTGAGAGTTCACTTACTAAAGGTGGACCAAATAATTTTGGAATAGATTATGCATACAGAACCACCAATCCTTTTAAAGGGAGCCATAATCTGACTCTTCGTTTTTCATTCTGA
- the greA gene encoding transcription elongation factor GreA has protein sequence MSVSYMTQDGYEKLKSELEDLKTKGRDGAAKAIAEAREKGDLSENAEYDAAKNAQGMLEMKINELEKAFATARILDESTLDTSKVTILTNVTIKNKNNGAEVTYKLVAEAEANLKEKKISVSSPIGQGLLGKAVGDIAQIQTPAGIVNFEIVEISL, from the coding sequence ATGTCAGTATCATATATGACTCAGGACGGATATGAAAAATTAAAGTCCGAACTGGAAGATTTAAAAACAAAAGGAAGAGATGGCGCCGCTAAGGCTATCGCTGAAGCCCGAGAAAAAGGAGATTTATCGGAGAATGCAGAATACGATGCTGCAAAAAATGCGCAGGGAATGCTCGAAATGAAAATCAATGAGCTTGAAAAAGCATTTGCCACTGCAAGGATACTTGACGAGAGTACATTGGATACTTCTAAAGTTACTATTCTGACTAATGTGACCATTAAAAACAAAAACAATGGAGCAGAAGTGACGTACAAACTGGTAGCAGAGGCAGAAGCTAATCTCAAGGAGAAAAAAATATCTGTTAGCAGCCCGATAGGGCAGGGACTTCTGGGCAAGGCTGTAGGAGATATTGCACAGATACAAACGCCTGCTGGAATAGTGAATTTTGAAATCGTAGAAATCAGTCTTTGA
- a CDS encoding HIT family protein, with protein MASIFSRIVVGEIPCHKIYEDDNFLAFLDVFPLVKGHTLVIPKKEIDYIFDIEDELLAEMILFSKKVAHAIKKTIPCIKVGVSVIGLEVPHAHIHLIPMNNVSEMNFSQPKLTFERVEMEKIASDIRANI; from the coding sequence ATGGCTTCCATTTTTTCTCGTATCGTGGTAGGGGAAATCCCGTGTCACAAGATATATGAAGATGACAATTTTCTGGCTTTTCTCGATGTATTCCCACTGGTAAAAGGTCACACTTTAGTTATACCCAAAAAGGAAATAGATTATATTTTTGATATTGAAGATGAACTTCTGGCCGAAATGATATTATTTTCAAAGAAGGTGGCACATGCCATAAAAAAAACTATTCCTTGTATTAAAGTAGGTGTTTCGGTAATTGGTTTGGAAGTACCACATGCACACATACATCTTATACCTATGAATAATGTATCAGAAATGAATTTCAGTCAGCCAAAACTTACATTCGAACGCGTCGAGATGGAAAAAATAGCATCTGATATCAGGGCTAATATTTAA
- a CDS encoding prolipoprotein diacylglyceryl transferase codes for MWPDLSYFFHDVIGTDVDNWTSIFKTFGVMLVMALAACGVLLKYELQQKEKAGLILPIKITTIETEKMSVMDIFINSIFSLIIGAKLPLMVSQFKDIKGDPASFLFSKQGTWWVGLLAAAATAIYYIWKNQKADPNPKTREFLQYPSTKTNDIIIIAGLSGVLGSKLFSITEDLSGFFKDPLGSLFSGAGLNVYGGLILAFAVVYWYVKKIGIKPIYMMDISGMGILLGYAVGRIGCQLSGDGDWGIEAAAIPDWWFLPDWLWSYNYPTNVNNDGVLLSQCDPEAFRAARISGLSSEDSCLKSCGMRYCFELKPGVYPTPIYETLFGLVACALLWFNKHRFKIPGTIFFIYMILNGIERFFVEFIRVNERYDLFGLNWSQAQYISILFVIIGIGGLYYLYSSKKIKY; via the coding sequence ATGTGGCCTGATCTTTCATATTTCTTCCATGACGTGATAGGAACAGACGTCGACAACTGGACATCTATATTCAAAACATTTGGCGTGATGCTTGTCATGGCTTTGGCTGCCTGTGGTGTGTTATTAAAATATGAACTTCAGCAAAAAGAGAAAGCAGGGCTCATCCTACCTATAAAAATCACGACCATTGAAACAGAAAAGATGTCCGTAATGGATATTTTCATCAATAGCATTTTTTCTTTAATTATAGGTGCTAAACTCCCTTTGATGGTGTCTCAATTTAAAGATATCAAAGGTGATCCTGCTTCCTTTCTCTTCTCCAAACAGGGTACCTGGTGGGTAGGACTTTTAGCTGCTGCGGCCACTGCAATATATTATATTTGGAAAAATCAAAAAGCTGATCCAAATCCCAAAACCAGAGAGTTTCTCCAATATCCTTCCACCAAAACCAACGATATCATCATCATAGCGGGGCTTTCGGGAGTACTCGGCAGCAAATTATTTTCTATTACGGAAGACTTGTCGGGTTTCTTTAAGGATCCACTTGGTTCATTGTTTTCCGGTGCCGGGCTCAATGTGTATGGTGGTCTGATTCTGGCATTTGCGGTGGTCTACTGGTACGTCAAAAAGATAGGTATCAAACCTATATACATGATGGATATATCAGGTATGGGTATTTTGTTGGGTTATGCTGTAGGACGTATCGGTTGCCAGCTTTCCGGAGATGGGGACTGGGGTATCGAGGCTGCTGCCATACCCGATTGGTGGTTTCTTCCTGATTGGCTTTGGTCTTACAACTATCCAACCAATGTCAATAATGACGGAGTATTACTTTCTCAGTGTGATCCGGAAGCATTTAGAGCGGCAAGAATTTCCGGTCTTTCTTCTGAGGATAGCTGTCTGAAATCCTGTGGTATGAGATATTGTTTTGAGCTGAAGCCTGGTGTCTATCCCACTCCAATCTATGAAACACTTTTTGGACTGGTGGCATGTGCACTCTTATGGTTCAATAAGCACAGATTTAAAATCCCAGGTACAATATTTTTTATATACATGATTCTCAATGGAATAGAGAGGTTTTTTGTGGAGTTCATCAGGGTAAATGAAAGATATGACCTTTTCGGTTTGAACTGGTCACAAGCTCAGTATATTTCTATACTATTTGTTATTATTGGTATTGGGGGATTGTATTATCTGTACAGCAGCAAAAAGATTAAATATTAG
- a CDS encoding MBL fold metallo-hydrolase, giving the protein MIHIRTFTFNPFYENTYVVYDETKECIIIDPGCSSATENQELSSFIADQNLKPVHLINTHCHIDHILGNKYISNRYQLKLTAHKKESQVLDFGIQTAMMYQIPYDPSPAIEIFIDEGDKIKFGNSELEVLFTPGHSPASISLLNRESKILIAGDVLFQGSIGRTDLPGGNFETLTRVIRSKYFTLPDEMVVYPGHGDATTVGIEKRTNPFFTD; this is encoded by the coding sequence ATGATACATATCCGGACATTTACCTTCAACCCGTTTTACGAAAATACATATGTCGTCTATGATGAGACGAAGGAGTGTATCATCATAGATCCCGGATGCAGTAGCGCCACTGAAAATCAGGAATTGTCTTCGTTTATAGCGGATCAAAATTTAAAGCCTGTGCATCTCATCAATACACATTGCCATATTGATCATATTTTGGGCAATAAATATATCAGTAATCGATATCAATTAAAGCTGACTGCACATAAGAAGGAGTCTCAGGTGCTTGATTTTGGTATACAAACGGCTATGATGTATCAGATACCTTATGATCCATCACCTGCTATTGAAATTTTTATAGATGAAGGGGATAAAATAAAATTTGGGAATTCAGAGTTGGAAGTTTTGTTTACACCGGGGCATTCGCCAGCCAGCATTTCTTTGCTGAATAGGGAATCAAAAATTCTTATCGCAGGAGATGTATTATTTCAAGGAAGTATTGGTAGAACTGATCTTCCGGGTGGTAATTTTGAGACGCTCACCCGTGTGATACGATCCAAATATTTTACACTTCCGGACGAGATGGTAGTTTATCCCGGGCATGGAGACGCTACTACAGTGGGTATTGAGAAGAGAACCAATCCGTTTTTTACTGACTAA
- a CDS encoding glycoside hydrolase family 31 protein, with the protein MLNDLLPGKFVDIGRKQNMFTVTTESQCAIQIMVLSDHIIRIRYAPDGHFENDFSYAISSKFVPENTDVFPNIRPNHVELRTASLIVNINKTDCNISFTDINGLIICRDEKGFHWNEHPQYGGNNVKMSKMVQEGEHFYGMGDKTMHLNLRGRRVTNWAMDTYGFKKEEDPIYKAIPFYTAIHSGMGYGIFFDNTFKSHFDFGSERRSVASFWAEGGEMNYYFIYGPELIDVTRRYTMLTGTPEMPPLWALGYQQSKWSYYPEKKVREITTKLRALSIPCDAIYLDIDYMDGFRCFTWDYEKFPAPKTLVSDLKSQGFKTVVILDPGIKIDPEYHVYKEALENNYFCRRADGPYMKGKVWPGDCYFPDFTNPKVRKWWSGLFQELIEDVGVSGVWNDMNEPALFEIDGKTFPDDVRHDYDGNHCSHRKAHNVYGTQMARATYKGVKKYRNGLRPLIITRSAYAGTQRYASAWTGDNIASWEHLWIATMQCQRLAISGFSFVGSDIGGFIDQPTPELYVRWIQLAVFHPFFRCHSSGDHGDQEPWSFGEDALLLIRKYIELRYQLLPYIYTTFYQYVYEYTPMLKPISIHDQKDQDTLYRVDEFLLGDHILVCPVLEPNAKSRYVYLPKGNWYHYWSYELLEGGKEMLADAALEEIPLYIREGAVLPFNPVMQYVGQKPVEMLTLKAYYGGSDIVSYLYEDSGDGYDYEKGIYNLKKFITNSTSDSFQMSLRRNGHFEPEYSHYKVEVYGLPFVPSRVLVNGKEISQQEFLFEKKVLVLQIDRTSFISLEIL; encoded by the coding sequence ATGCTTAACGACTTATTGCCGGGTAAGTTTGTCGATATCGGGCGCAAACAAAATATGTTTACAGTGACCACTGAAAGTCAGTGTGCCATACAGATTATGGTATTATCTGACCACATCATTCGGATAAGATATGCTCCGGATGGTCACTTTGAAAATGATTTTTCATACGCCATCAGTAGCAAATTTGTTCCTGAAAATACGGATGTTTTTCCCAATATCCGACCCAATCATGTGGAGTTAAGGACAGCATCGCTCATAGTAAATATCAATAAAACTGATTGTAACATTTCATTTACTGATATCAATGGGCTGATCATATGTAGGGACGAGAAGGGATTTCACTGGAATGAGCACCCACAATATGGTGGTAATAATGTGAAGATGAGTAAAATGGTCCAGGAAGGCGAACATTTTTATGGAATGGGAGACAAAACCATGCATCTTAATTTGCGCGGCCGAAGGGTAACAAACTGGGCAATGGATACCTACGGATTTAAAAAAGAAGAAGATCCCATATATAAAGCTATACCTTTTTACACTGCGATACATTCAGGTATGGGATACGGGATATTTTTTGACAATACATTCAAATCACATTTTGACTTTGGTTCAGAGAGGAGATCAGTAGCCAGTTTTTGGGCCGAAGGAGGTGAAATGAATTATTATTTTATTTATGGACCGGAACTCATAGATGTCACACGTAGATACACTATGCTCACCGGGACGCCGGAGATGCCACCACTTTGGGCACTGGGATACCAACAGAGCAAATGGAGTTATTATCCTGAAAAAAAAGTACGGGAAATAACTACAAAACTGAGAGCATTGTCCATACCATGCGATGCTATATATCTGGATATAGATTATATGGATGGTTTCAGGTGTTTTACCTGGGATTATGAAAAATTTCCAGCACCCAAAACGTTGGTATCTGACTTGAAAAGTCAAGGTTTCAAAACGGTAGTGATCTTAGATCCGGGGATTAAGATAGATCCTGAGTATCATGTATATAAAGAAGCGTTAGAAAATAATTATTTTTGTCGGCGAGCAGATGGACCCTATATGAAAGGAAAAGTGTGGCCTGGCGATTGTTATTTCCCCGATTTTACCAATCCTAAGGTGAGAAAATGGTGGAGCGGACTTTTTCAGGAGCTCATCGAAGATGTCGGAGTAAGTGGTGTATGGAATGATATGAATGAACCTGCATTGTTTGAAATTGATGGAAAAACTTTTCCTGATGATGTAAGGCATGATTATGATGGAAACCACTGCAGTCATAGGAAAGCACACAATGTATATGGCACTCAGATGGCCAGAGCTACCTACAAAGGAGTGAAAAAATACAGAAACGGGCTTCGCCCTCTGATTATCACCCGATCTGCTTATGCGGGAACCCAAAGGTATGCATCTGCATGGACCGGGGACAATATTGCCTCCTGGGAGCATCTATGGATAGCTACGATGCAATGCCAGAGACTTGCTATTTCAGGTTTTTCTTTTGTGGGCAGTGATATCGGTGGTTTTATAGATCAACCCACTCCTGAATTGTATGTAAGATGGATTCAGCTGGCTGTTTTTCATCCATTTTTCAGGTGTCATAGTTCAGGAGATCATGGAGATCAGGAACCCTGGTCGTTTGGAGAAGATGCTCTCCTTTTGATTCGAAAATATATTGAATTGAGGTATCAGCTTTTGCCCTACATATATACGACTTTCTATCAGTACGTGTATGAATATACGCCAATGTTGAAGCCGATTTCAATACATGATCAGAAAGATCAGGACACCCTGTATCGGGTCGATGAGTTTTTACTTGGAGACCATATTTTGGTTTGTCCAGTATTGGAACCCAATGCAAAATCACGTTATGTGTACCTGCCCAAAGGCAATTGGTACCACTATTGGTCCTATGAATTGTTGGAAGGTGGTAAGGAGATGCTGGCTGATGCTGCATTGGAAGAAATACCTTTGTACATCAGAGAAGGTGCTGTTCTGCCGTTTAATCCGGTAATGCAATATGTAGGGCAAAAACCAGTCGAAATGCTCACACTTAAGGCGTATTATGGTGGGTCGGACATTGTGAGTTATCTTTATGAAGACAGTGGAGACGGGTATGATTATGAAAAGGGTATTTATAACCTAAAGAAGTTTATCACCAATTCTACATCCGATTCATTCCAAATGTCATTGCGTAGAAATGGACATTTTGAACCCGAATACTCACATTACAAAGTGGAAGTGTACGGCCTGCCTTTCGTACCTTCGAGAGTTTTGGTCAATGGAAAAGAAATTAGCCAACAGGAATTTTTGTTTGAAAAAAAGGTTTTAGTCTTACAAATAGATAGGACTTCTTTTATAAGTTTGGAAATATTATAA
- a CDS encoding creatininase family protein codes for MSGRPYILAETNYLTVKSSGYDVAILPWGATEAHNYHLPYSTDTIEAEAMAAGAAKYAHEKGAKVIVLPAIPFGVNTGQHDVPLDINLNPSTQMLILTDIADTLNRQGILRLVILNSHGGNDFRQMVRELGLKFPRMLFFTVDWYKMKDLKSWFEEPGDHAGEAETSIMMHLKPEWVMPLEMAGSGKAKKYKFKAINEGWAWGERHWLSVTEDTGVGDPSKATAEKGKIFMESLYQKIGEFLFEIANSGVDDLYI; via the coding sequence ATGTCCGGGAGACCTTACATTTTGGCAGAAACCAATTACCTTACTGTGAAGAGCAGCGGTTATGATGTAGCCATTTTGCCCTGGGGTGCTACCGAAGCACACAATTACCATCTGCCATACAGCACGGATACAATAGAAGCTGAAGCTATGGCTGCAGGTGCGGCGAAATATGCTCATGAAAAAGGTGCAAAGGTGATCGTACTTCCGGCCATTCCATTTGGTGTCAATACAGGTCAGCACGATGTCCCTTTGGATATCAATCTCAATCCTTCTACGCAAATGTTGATATTGACAGATATAGCGGATACACTCAACAGGCAAGGTATCTTAAGACTTGTGATTTTGAATAGTCATGGAGGAAATGACTTCAGGCAAATGGTCCGAGAATTGGGGCTTAAATTTCCCAGGATGCTCTTCTTTACGGTCGACTGGTACAAAATGAAAGACTTGAAATCCTGGTTTGAAGAGCCCGGAGATCATGCAGGCGAAGCAGAAACTAGTATCATGATGCATCTGAAACCTGAATGGGTAATGCCACTGGAGATGGCAGGTTCCGGGAAGGCTAAAAAATATAAATTTAAAGCAATAAATGAAGGTTGGGCATGGGGAGAACGCCATTGGCTAAGTGTGACAGAAGATACCGGAGTAGGTGACCCATCTAAAGCAACAGCGGAGAAAGGTAAAATATTTATGGAGTCACTATATCAAAAAATAGGTGAATTTTTATTTGAGATTGCAAATTCCGGCGTTGATGATTTATACATTTAA